The following are encoded together in the Tursiops truncatus isolate mTurTru1 chromosome 10, mTurTru1.mat.Y, whole genome shotgun sequence genome:
- the MKRN2OS gene encoding MKRN2 opposite strand protein isoform X1, whose protein sequence is MQRPEAGKPIIKFNHCQKYIYSFSVPPCCPLCWQDVGSRKLEEAPVSIPNPFTDGHQEECSFLLRPTQGTFLRYIVYNYTVHGVQRDEAGWGQSVSIPLLQPGMFGLMDQWDKYLEDFSTTGAWLPHRYEEDHHNCYSYALKFINCVLATQGEERLDRDEFTEKFVIPRTRKASKYIMLYRMIEEHGFYVIEPPGPQTSPRPGNGSC, encoded by the exons ATGCAGCGCCCAGAGGCTGGGAAGCCTATTATCAAATTCAACCACTGTCAGAAGTACATCTACAGCTTCAGCGTGCCGCCATGCTGCCCCCTCTGCTGGCAGGACGTGGGCTCCAGGAAGCTGGAGGAAGCACCTGTCAGCATCCCTAATCCGTTTACCGATGGGCATCAAGAAGAGTGTTCATTCCTCCTCAGACCAACTCAAGGGACGTTTCTCAGGTACA TCGTGTATAATTACACGGTGCACGGTGTCCAGCGAGATGAAGCGGGCTGGGGGCAGAGCGTGAGCATCCCGCTCCTGCAGCCCGGCATGTTCGGACTGATGGACCAGTGGGACAAGTACCTGGAAGACTTCTCCACCACGGGGGCCTGGCTGCCTCACAG GTACGAAGAAGACCACCACAACTGCTACAGCTACGCCCTCAAGTTCATTAACTGCGTCCTGGCCACACAGGGCGAGGAGCGGCTGGACCGGGACGAGTTCACGGAGAAGTTCGTGATCCCGAGGACGAGGAAGGCTTCCAAATACATCATGCTCTACCGCATGATAGAAGAGCACGGCTTCTACGTCATCGAGCCCCCTGGTCCCCAGACAAGCCCACGTCCGGGAAACGGCTCGTGCTGA
- the MKRN2OS gene encoding MKRN2 opposite strand protein isoform X2, whose protein sequence is MGIKKSVHSSSDQLKGRFSGVVYNYTVHGVQRDEAGWGQSVSIPLLQPGMFGLMDQWDKYLEDFSTTGAWLPHRYEEDHHNCYSYALKFINCVLATQGEERLDRDEFTEKFVIPRTRKASKYIMLYRMIEEHGFYVIEPPGPQTSPRPGNGSC, encoded by the exons ATGGGCATCAAGAAGAGTGTTCATTCCTCCTCAGACCAACTCAAGGGACGTTTCTCAG GAGTCGTGTATAATTACACGGTGCACGGTGTCCAGCGAGATGAAGCGGGCTGGGGGCAGAGCGTGAGCATCCCGCTCCTGCAGCCCGGCATGTTCGGACTGATGGACCAGTGGGACAAGTACCTGGAAGACTTCTCCACCACGGGGGCCTGGCTGCCTCACAG GTACGAAGAAGACCACCACAACTGCTACAGCTACGCCCTCAAGTTCATTAACTGCGTCCTGGCCACACAGGGCGAGGAGCGGCTGGACCGGGACGAGTTCACGGAGAAGTTCGTGATCCCGAGGACGAGGAAGGCTTCCAAATACATCATGCTCTACCGCATGATAGAAGAGCACGGCTTCTACGTCATCGAGCCCCCTGGTCCCCAGACAAGCCCACGTCCGGGAAACGGCTCGTGCTGA